The Mytilus trossulus isolate FHL-02 chromosome 13, PNRI_Mtr1.1.1.hap1, whole genome shotgun sequence genome has a segment encoding these proteins:
- the LOC134695391 gene encoding uncharacterized protein LOC134695391, translated as MALQHQGKKFKVHTKFEDIMSLNYDPNQFVQKKEIDNEIVYSFKFRGEDVDLTLSPDAPYGSLQVDGKGGDTWWNEAHSILDKQCERLQSRKLKLPGAETGEKKKPLVSKEEFHDCFAHPHAYGTNPSSWRNETTLLYKYSSNATTKYWDIPEHTWKKIFNLGDKHAELIMKEDLLNIQDYLTIQPDDYEGGYKVILSVEVILSYSPCDKCAQALCQLKEKMDEKVKQRNEKGEQSKTRNKGTNTEIEEVEKNKFKITFSNFYKHLELYQNEHMKGLKDLLKSDIKLDVFTRDNWDYFFTAAGLVTERPRRRRREKDDKKILQYLEDLVAFDRMQEALDTTKLDMKNQKLL; from the exons ATGGCTTTACAGCACCAAG GGAAGAAATTCAAAGTACATACAAAATTTGAAGACATAATGTCTCTAAATTATGATCCAAATCAATTTGTTCAGAAGAaggaaattgacaatgaaataGTCTATAGTTTCAAGTTCAGAGGGGAAGATGTTGACCTTACTCTGTCTCCTGACGCCCCATATGGCAGTTTGCAAGTTGATGGGAAGGGAGGAGACACATGGTGGAATGAAGCTCATAGTATTTTAGATAAACAATGTGAG AGACTTCAATCTAGAAAATTGAAATTACCGGGTGCTGAGACAG GTGAAAAAAAGAAACCACTGGTATCAAAAGAAGAATTTCATGACTGCTTTGCACATCCTCACGCTTATGGCACAAATCCTTCAAGTTGGCGTAATGAAACCACTCTACTGTATAAATACAGCTCAAATGCAACCACTAAGTATTGGGACATTCCTGAGCAcacttggaaaaaaatattcaatttaggAGATAAACATGCTGAACTTATAATGAAGGAAGATCTGTTGAATATTCAAGACTACCTAACAATTCAGCCAGATGACTATGAAGGAGGTTATAAAGTTATACTCAGCGTAGAAGTCATTCTAAGCTACTCACCATGTGACAAATGTGCACAGGCATTATGTCagttaaaggaaaaaatggatGAAAAAGTAAAGCAACGTAATGAAAAAGGAGAGCAAAGTAAGACAAGAAATAAAGGCACTAACACAGAGATTGaagaagtagaaaaaaataaattcaaaatcacCTTTTCAAACTTCTATAAACATTTAGAACTCTATCAAAATGAACACATGAAAGGTTTAAAAGATCTCTTGAAAAGTGATATAAAGCTTGATGTCTTTACCCGTGACAACTGGGACTATTTCTTCACTGCTGCTGGGTTAGTTACTGAGAGACCAAGgagaagaagaagagaaaagGATGACAAGAAAATTTTACAATATCTTGAAGATTTGGTGGCTTTTGATAGGATGCAAGAAGCTCTTGACACAACCAAACTAGacatgaaaaatcaaaaactgcTTTAA